Below is a genomic region from Vitis riparia cultivar Riparia Gloire de Montpellier isolate 1030 chromosome 5, EGFV_Vit.rip_1.0, whole genome shotgun sequence.
TTTGAAAGAGGAGGGTTCGACAACAGTAGTTTGGACAGCAAGGttgaatatttttttgggtttaaaaataccattttgGCTACGAGTAACAATAGTTCGGTTTGGAAGTGAAAAAGGATCAGCGGGGGAGGCTGGAACAAAGGGTTGTGGTAAAGTAGGAAAGGAAGGTGGATGAGATGGAACAAAATCAGTAGGGACAATAATGGGAGAAGAAAAATTAGGTGGAGAATGATGAGGATTCCTTGAAAATGGTGGAGGAATAGAGAGGATACCAGAATCAAGAAGTGTTAAAGAAGAGTTGGATGATGATACTGGTTGAGAGGATAAAGACTTTGTTAAAAATGGAAATCGAGTTTCATCAAATACAACATGACGGGAAGCATATATTCGAGAGGAAGCCATATCCAAACAGAGGAATCCCTTGTGTTTAGCACTATAACCCAAAAAACAGCAAACAAATATATTTGCTAGCTTGTGAGAAGCATAAGGGCGAAGATAAGGAAAACACAAGCATCCAAAACTTCAAAGAGATGTATAATAAGGTAAACGATTATAAAGAACTTCTTAAggagaattttgtgaaagaaCAGTAGAGGGAAGACGATTTATGAGAAAAATGGCAGTTTGAAATGCAAATGAGCAATATTTGAGAGGGTATACCAGCTTGTATTAATAAAGAAAGACCAACTTCCACAACATGATGATTCTTCCTTTCAACTCTTCCATTTTGCTAAGGAGTATAATGACAAGAGACTTGATGAAGAAGACCATTGTAGCCAAATAATTCTGAAAAGCCCAAAACTCATCCCCCCCTCATCAGACTGAACACATTGAATTTtagtatcaaattttctttcaacCATGGCTTGAAAATGTTGGAACATAAGTAAAGCTTCATCTTTAGTTTCCAAAAGGTACAACCATGAGAATCTGCTAAAATCATCAATTAGCAAGAGGAAATATTGAGCACCATTGATAGAAACTATAGGAGTTGCACCCCAAAGATCAACATGAATGAGATGAAATGGTTTTATTGCTCTAGAAGTGGATATTTCAAATGGAaaacgatggcttttagccaactGACAAGACTCACATACAGAGTTATTATTGTCATGTTTCAAAGGTATTTTACAAAGAGATAAGATTTTGGAAACTACATTAACAGAGGGATGACCAAGTCTATTATGCCAAAGCATCAAAGAACCAACAACTAAAGTACTACTAGTAGAGTAAAATACTAGTGGATGACCAACAACTCTTGGTGTAGCAAGAAGTTTATAGAGACCCTTCTCAATTTTTCCTTGAAGAAGAGCAAGTCTCGTTTCTTGATCCTTTACCACAAAATGAGAAGAATGAAATTCAATAAAGGTGCCATTGTCTGAGCAAAATCGTTGCACACTAACTAAGTTGGTGGTAATAGAAGGAACATGTAAGACATCATTGAAAAACAAAGAACCACTTAAAGAGGCAAGAGAAAATTTACCAATATTTGCAATGGATAAACCCTTACGATCTCCAACAATTACTTTGTCACCACTGGTAAATGGATTATGGATTGTTAAATTGTTAAGATCAGATGTGAGATGATGGGTAGCCTTTGTATCAAGAAACCAATAAGTGTCTCCCATTGTTGCAGTAGTTGTAGTCATAGCCTCACGATTGTTAGAGGTGGAATGTTTAGAATCTTTTGGCTGATAATCAAAGTTAAACCGATACCAGCATTGAAAAGCAGTGTGTCCAAACTTACAACTAAGAGAAATAATCTttacttattctctaaaaactattctttatttcacacattatttctaaaaactaGTTCTAGATAACAACGACAAAATAgtattaggaatttttttttaaaaaaattgtttttaaattacagGATCTATATCATTCACATTTGACCATTATAGCTTTGTTCAGGAAAACACTTGAAAGTAACCTTATTGTGATAAGAGATATAAGTTGGCCGTAGTTTCAAACTGAAAACAGAGAATGGCAATAGAAAGCAAAGCATTAGTTATCTGCACTCAGTGGTGATCATGCCCCATGTCAATTTCGGACCCATATCTTAAAACCGTATAATTTGCATTTCAACATTTCTGATTTCTCAGATATTTCATACTCCACAGAAGAACATTGTTTGTGAAAGCATGcatttatgttggattttggaTGATGTGGGAACTGGGGCAAGGTTCATATAGAAGAGTGGTCGATTTTTTCTGTACTTTAACATTTGAAATAGGAGCAGCACGGGCATTTGTGGGGCTTAATTGATTTTGAAGCCTGAAATTGCGTTTCTgtcattttgtaaaaaatatggCAGATTCCATGCTCTCCTATGTTTGGTCTGTGGCCATGTATAGATGCCACTTGGTGACCAGTTTGTAACTGTCAATCTTAGTGTTTTGACTCTGGCTCAACAACATCAGCCATTGACGGATTTTCATACATGCAAATCAAATAGTCTTCTTCCTCCCTTAGGAATTTCGGTTTAAATGTTATTAAGCATACATTTGGCTGGACAATTATTAACCACTTCATGATATGGTTTCTTACCCTTAATCAATGGTTTCTAAGTGAATATATTCAGAAGGAAATCTGAACTGTAGACAGCAGTATTGATAACTCTCAATATTCTTTATATAAGAGAATAAACAACGTCATAGTGATAGTCGCCTACAAGAAAGGTACATTTCCCAACAAGATGTAGTTGTGACTGGTACATGGACGCAATTAACTCGTAGAAAAGGATAAGACCAGTGCACGACAGCACTTATTTTACATGCTAATTATGCTAACCAAAGTCACTCAGTTGGGATGGGAGGGAGATGGAGGTTTGTGCGGTGGCTTGTGGGGCGGAGTTGGTGGCTTCTTTTCAGGAGCTTGTGGCTTTTTCGGAGCTGAAGGAGGCTCAATCTTATGAGGCGGCTTGTACGAGTCTTCTTTACTCTCGACAGGAGGGTGGCCAGGGTTGTGACCATAATGTGGTGGCTTCTCTCCCTTAGGTGGCTTACCAACTGGGGTTGGTGGCTTGTGTTCAGGAAGTGGTTTCTCTCCCTTGGGAGGTTTACCAATTGGGGTTGGTGGCTTGTGTTCTGGAAGTGGTTTCTCTCCCTTGGGAGGTTTAGTGGGTGACTTGTGTTCTGGAGGTGGCTTCTCCATCGGAGGCTTGTGCTCCGGTGGTGGCTTCTTGATTGGAGGGGGCTTGGGGTAATCAGCAAGAGATGGGGTGGTGAGAACCACCACTCCAAGGAACAACACTAGCAAGTATGTGGGAGACATTTCTGAGTTTGAGCTGATCAGATGATGCAAAACTAGAAGAATTACGTGACCTTTTATAGCAAGTATCTCCCAATACCCACATGACACGTGTTACTGTGACCATAAATATTATAGGGTCCATTTGTGCCCTACCGGGTTGAaaacttttggatttttcttccTGTGCAGCTGTCTAGCGGTTggcattatttttttaatcttaaataaaGGCATAGTTATAGAGTACATTTGATGAAGAAAGACAAGTGCATACAACATGTATACGGCTTGCTTCAATCGAGTACATTTATGATCAGTTTTCCTGTGCAATTAAACCAGTTTTTTGTTCCACAACTATTTTGGAATCTTGTTTATCAGTTTCTATCATTATAATGTCACATAGGCTGCAAACTTGGGCACCCAAAGATCTAGTCGGGCAAATTTGTTTCAGAATTTCAATGGTGGATTCAGTAATTGTTAAAAGGTgtttcttcattaaggaaagaGTCCtgtaaaaatattgttaaaaggTATCATAGAaactataataattaaataacttcTTTTCCCCATGGGTGGTGTTTCTTCTGGGGATCACCCAAAATGAGTTcagattaaaaatattggttCGAGTCAAAGCTGTCTCTTTTGTCCAGAAATCAACTATTTTGCGCATTGCATGAATcgataaagaaaaaatgaaagccAAATCACACCTCCCCTGCAAAACCTAAACCCCGGTTGCTAACTTTCTATGTTTCAGTCCTATTCATACAGGAATATTGGTTCAAGTTTGAGAAAAATGGCAACTTACCTAGGGTTTACTTGGTTGTGGTTTGCGACGACTATTTACGCAACCAACCATGAGTTTGACTTTAACGTCATGGGTTGAAGCCTCCTACAATCGTGTATGATAGTTCAAAGCTCGTGGAAGAAATTATACAGGAaggaagaaaattcaaaaattctACCACTATTTCAAGTAATGGAAGATTATTATCTCTGATTGGCACCACAACAGCACATGCTGCTAGATCTTTCTAGACACTCCATGCAATGAAAGCACAATGGATCTTGTAACGATAGAAACTAAGCCATGCTACAGTACTAGATGACGAGGTAAAACTAGTAGACATGGGTGGCAGCCTATATGGGAGGGACACAAGTCTAATTGATTTGCATTTCAGCGTTCTAGATGGGTATGTTTTGGAAGATTTGTTCTGGAAATACCGCACCAAGTaggattcttttttctcttgagTGGGCCACTTGCATGCCAATTATCGAGTTGAAAAGTAGAGCACCTACCTCGTGCTCGTGGAACCGAAGGTCAGTGAAGTGGGGCTCCTTTTGGCCTCTTGTGTTTCTGTTCCAACCAAGGCGGCGGAGGGAAAAACAGCAATATGTCTCCGCTAAATATCAACGCATGATAGCGAATGAGGGAGAAAAAAAGTCATTGCCATCTCAATCTCACAAACTTGGTACAGTAGTGACATTAATAGTCTTCCacatggtttttattttattttattttatattttatattttcaattttttttttttgtatgtcaAGGCTAATGAATGAAATGCGTTAGCTTGTTTTGTGATTGGAACTGCAAATGTCCAAATTGGAGTTTCTCCATTTCTCAGTTCGGATGGTTAACTTTATAAACAAGATATAGGAAACATGTGAACGTCTTGAGGAACAATTCGAATTATTGATTAGAAGTCCTAGGTTGAGTTCCAAGATTTAAATCAGACCCCTCTAGCAGCTTCAGGGGTACCTAGCAATTAGAACATATTAATGAAGATTTAGGATTTAGACTCCAGAATACAAATTAATATGTATCTTATGCTTTGACTAGCTTCCCTGCATATGCACAAAATGGAGATGACCCAAAAAATAGCAGAATCGCCTTAGTTTATGTGGTTAAGGTGATTCTCCGGTTAATATCCACATTGGCTCATTATGCAAATCAACtgagctatttttttttaatgtcaaataGGAACTCCTAATTAACCTAACCACTGGCCTGTGTAAATTGATTTCACATGCACAATGTTGTAGTAGAAGTCcacattttgaattttatttttggaaaggTAAGGAAAATGAAGCATTgtgtaattataaaaataacttcatTGGAATTCACAAGGTTCACCCAAAATGGAGCTACATCCTATTCTATCTTACAATAGACTATATAGATTGTACAATAGTAAATTGCAAATACAATTAATAAGTCTTGTGTTTCCTTACTAATAATCCTTTGACATAAACATTGCAGCACTAAGGTCCCCTTGGGCAGACACCTTGCACCCATGAGAGGAAGCAAGGCGGAGTCATGGGTGCAATGTCATGACTTGTTGCACCAAGAGAGGCTTGGTGATGGCATAGTGCTGCAGTAGCAAGAATGTTGCCTTGGCAGGGACACGATCTAAGGACAGATGCCAAGAAAGGCTTAGCACTCACATGAGTTGCACAAAGATGAATGAAATAGAGCATCAAAGAGACATCTTGGCAAGCTCAAGAAAGACATGTGGGTTGGTAAATGAATGGATGCAAGAGGCAACAAGATGAGGAGTTTCAAATGGATAGGGAATGAGTCAAAGACATTTGAAAGCTACAAGTTGGATTCTAATTACGATTGCAATTTGAGTTTGAGTAGGAGTTTATATTATGATTGTAATTGTAGTATGAGTTGGACTAGGATTGCTTATCCCtagtcaaaataggagttgTTCATGCAACACCCTATGAAAAGAGTTTGAGTAGGGACTAGGATTGCTTACTCCTAGTCAAATATGGAGTAGGTGGTGCCCCATAATCTCGTATTGTGGGAGTTtgtgggagagagagagagagagagagagagagagagagagagagagagagaatgaattCACCAAAGATATTGTGGGAGTTTGCTTTGTTACATcttgtattattatttagaatagTAATAAAATACAAGTTGGGGCTAGAGCCCCATAATCTCGTGTGCCTTTGTGGGTTATTCTTTATTTGCCATCTCGTGTGGATTGGATTAGATTGATGAGGTGAAATATTATGTGGGAAATTTGTGTTGGGACACTTACCATAACCAGGTAAAATCTACCAAGTCTTTTGTAATATCTTCTACAAATATTTTAGACCAGTTCTtcacaaaacatcataaaatgtTTTGTGTTTCTCTTGGATTTTGAGTTGAATTGTCTTAGATCAATTGAATGCATCTcaatattattatcttgtttgaAGGCTTGATGATTTTCCATTTAACTATACTTTCTTTAGGTTATGCTTGATTCCTtaaaagtactaaggaaaaaaataaaaaataaaaaatgcagaGGGTTAGGACATGTGTTATCTAATTGTCCTATCCAAAGATATTAAGAAAGTCATGTAGGAAAGTGATTGAGAACTAGTTCAAGAAAGGAACAAAAGGGAATTGttttggtattttcttttttattcttgaagGTGGCAGAGctaaaatttgagaaatcaaGCAAAACATACTGAAATTacattgaaagaaagaaaatggtagTTAATGTCTTGCAGTACACGATAAGGACTTCATGCATGTAGTGTGACGACCCATGTCTTGGACTGATGCCACACTCACGGTTACACTTATACCCTTGGTTCTCTCTTTACTACCTTGGCTAACCTAGATCAGGCTATGAGATAGGCTCCTCACCACACCATTACTTGCCCATTAATTAGTGACATTTTCAAGCAATGAGGTAACATGGTGACACCAAGAGGGTTTATCCCTCGCCCCCAACAAGTCTAGACTTGGTctcaaaaaaatggagaaaaatgaggTGTCGTTATGCAGAAATACAACAACCATGCCTTCCTTATTACTTAGATTCAGAATGTGAAGGTGAAATTGAGAAACAGAAACTCTTGaaaccaaaatgaaaattgatactTTTACGAAGAATTACAACATTAGAGGAAGACTACATTCTTCCTCTATATTCCTACATTTCTACACTACTTCTACTCCACTCCATATTTCTACATACATCTTTAATCAGTTTTCCCTCCTTTATATAGAGCCATCTTCACACAAATTCCGCAAGGTAGAAAAGAGGAATGAAACTTGGAGCAAGGTTCAACTACTGGTTGTAGCTTGTCAAGGCTGGAAGTGAACTTTTTTTCTTGGCTTTTCTGGGCATAGGTAGTAACTTGTGGTTCCTTTTTGGAATGAAAATGGTACAGCTAGAACATGTGGCACTCTCTTGTTGGATTATGTGTCAAACATGTGGCAGCCATCTAGTGGAGATTATGTCAATTTTGGGATGGAGAGTTGGCATCCAATTGCAAAGAAATATGACATCTACCAACATGCAATGTAAACCTATATAGATCATATGAAGATAGAGAGGAAACATATAGAAATGGATATATACCTAGAACTAGCTTTTTATTAAATGAGACGGAGAGCCAACAATgaaggaaaatcaaaatttttggcTCATATCAAAGAATTCACATTGTGTTACCCTAGGTTTTCTTAAAACTTacttttatgataataaaaaatcattattgttTAATCCTTTGTTTTAAACTCATGTTTAGAGgttgtaaaatataaatatctttcAAAGTTCAAATATGAAGATATGACATCATTTCAAGCAATATAGTCTCTAGGAATTAATGTAAAGCTAAATTAAGGTGCAATTAAGTTAGTTCAATGCATTATTTTAAGAAACTTGACCTATCAAAACCTTGTCTTACTTCAAagcctctttttcttttcttccaactAACATTTTAATAAGTGATCGCAAAAGTACAAAATTAGATGAAATCCATTTCAATGGTTAAAATgatcaaaacaaactttttctaagtattttttaaaaacatcaatattgaaagacaatt
It encodes:
- the LOC117914523 gene encoding proline-rich 33 kDa extensin-related protein-like; this encodes MSPTYLLVLFLGVVVLTTPSLADYPKPPPIKKPPPEHKPPMEKPPPEHKSPTKPPKGEKPLPEHKPPTPIGKPPKGEKPLPEHKPPTPVGKPPKGEKPPHYGHNPGHPPVESKEDSYKPPHKIEPPSAPKKPQAPEKKPPTPPHKPPHKPPSPSHPN